Sequence from the Rutidosis leptorrhynchoides isolate AG116_Rl617_1_P2 chromosome 3, CSIRO_AGI_Rlap_v1, whole genome shotgun sequence genome:
CCGAATACAATCAGTTTTCGTTCAAGTAAGTTATCGAATAAACTTTTTAGGGACCCCATAGAGCTCGAATCCTAGATTCGCCACTGATTGTCATATTCAAACCGTCCGTTGATAATATTGCATTGAGACATTGAGGTGGCCACGTAGTATGATGAATAATAACTTTTAACTTTTTGGTCATCCGTCATGATAAAATCTTAAAAAGATTTAGATTGTGAAGATGCTCTCCTTTCTACAAGAGAGTAGAACTGGATTCATGTTAATAACAACAAAAGTGAACCTAACCGCGAACACCCCTATCCAAAGTTGTCCAGAACTCATCTCTGTAAATTATTTATTTGAAGAGTTACACAATCACCAAGGGTAATATAGATTACAGGCTAACAGCCATGTTGACTTATACCAGTTAAGCTAACACATTCAACCATCGATGTGAACCCCACTTGGCAAAGCTTCACCCACAAAGTTATTTTCCCTCATGGccacggaggttcgcctgcaatgactccgaGCACTGGGATTAGTCAGTTAAAAAATTTTGGATACCCAGGTTACCATAAAAAAACCTACTAAATCGACCTACTCAATGACATAATGACACGTGGAAGATCCAACTTTGAAATGACTTTTCCTGACTTTGACCTAACTTTTGACCGTTGACTGACTTATTGGACGTTTTCTTCGAGTCGGGACGGACTAGTCGCAAGCCGAGGAGGCGGCCGCCATTTACAACACTGCCTACATATACTTAAACAAGTATGTCTGTTTAAGGTGACGCAAATAGAACTAAATAGTTATTAtgaaatcatttgataaaataaaataacgtTTACACAAAATGTTCTAAAATACTGATCGCGTACCAAGTCCTGACAAAACATAATGTGCAAAATGCGTGACGGCGGTGACGCAACTTACAAAAAAAATCACTTTCTGAACTTATCTGAATACTGTAATAAAATGTGGGCAGCTCATGAAGACATCAGCTGCTAGACTCTCGAGACCCACCCTGGTTTTGGGGAAACCCGCCATAAGCATTTTGGGCGGGTATTTGGCCTGTTGGTTGGGCTATATTGTTTCTTTGATCTTGGGTCCAACCATCTCTCTGAATTGGCTCTCTACGTATGGTCTGCATCGTCTCACGACGTTTGTCATATCGAGGCCTTGGACGTGGTCTAGTGTTTTGCTGCCTGTCAGTGAACCTGTACTGAGGCCGAGGTATAACTTTACCATCAATAAACAAATCTCCTACAAACATGAAAAAAGAAACATATATGTTGGACATGTTTGTTGCAAATTAAAAGATGTAGTGAAGCTGTAATTATAAGTCATTTGCGGTTGTTACGAACCTCCGTAATCTTTGTTGGGAACATCGAGATAAGAATCGGGCAAAACCCATAGAACACCAGGCAGACCTGCTCAAAATAAAAAAATGTTACTCCTCTAAGAGTAAAATTCAACACATTTATATAAAAAATGCTTCAACTTAGAGTTGAAATTTAGTGATCACGGGTCAAATGTTTACTAGTTTTTTAATCCAATCTATCTTGATCCGTTACCTAACTTATCCAACCTGCTCATTTTACCAACTataagcagtgttgtaaaaaacggccGAGACGGGCGCACAACGGTTTTACCATGCTACTGTTGCAACGGACATAGAAACGGTTAAAAAGACGTTCAACGATTATAAAAAGATCAACAACGCCAAAAAGACAGTCAACAACGTCCGAGACGGTAAAAAAACGGCCGAGACAGTCGAGATGGATGTTGACCAACATTGAGAAataaaaaataattcaaaaataaacATCTCAAACGtaaatatttcaaattaaaaagGCAAATAGTTATGTTTgctttgaaatatttatgtttgaaatatatatataaaaagtcaacgttggtcaacatcaGTCTCGACCCCTTTTTCCGTTGCCACGTTTTAAGGTTcctaccgtctcgaccccgtctcgcgtctttttcaaccttgcctATAAGTTAGTGTCCTTGAAAGAGCTAGAGTAAAGTAGTAATGTTATAaagaattaacaaaataaaattaagAAAATCCATGTACTTCTCACCCACAATAAGAGCACCTCCAATGAAGGCAATTTCTAAAgcctttttttttttcaaaaaataatTTAGAAAAGCTTTTCTTCGTTGAAAGAAAACCTTTTCTTATGAAAAGCTTGAGATTTTTCAAGCTTTTTATGTAAACTTTTTTGCTAGTTTGAACCCCTCCTTTATACAAATTGATAGCAACAACAAAGAATTGTTGATAAAGAaagcttttgtttttttttttttttacattcgaGTGATAAATTTTCCTATAGCCTTTTTTTAGAAGTTGACCATGAAAAAAAATAGATATAATTAAAATCAGATGACAACAGTTTTATCCCAGGTGTCCAGCTAATAACATTAAAGTTACAATCCCATTGTTTTGGGACGACACGAATAAACAAATGAGAAGTAATGATGATTTCATACATCATCCTTAATATAGAAAGACACCAAGTGTTCATGATAATTAAGAAATACTACAATTGAAGTAGTCATCATGACATGTACTATCCCACCCAGCATCTGTATGTGATAACACTGTTAGCATTATATTAGTTTACTAGTCATCTGCAAGCTCATCAAGGTAAAGAACTAATGAGTTTCCGAAGCTAAAACAAACTTGTTAAATAGTAGGTATTAAAATAACTTGGTACACATAACAGAATCCTAAAAGCAAAAGGTCTATGGCATGAGATGAAACTAACCTAAGCATTCGAACATTTCAGGAAAACCTTGCTTGTATGGTTAAAGAGACACTTCTAACAGACTGATACAGGTACAAAATTATATACATGTATTAAGAGCGTTTTCCTTTCTAAACTTAATCCTCGATTTGGGAGCTTATTCCATCTaagttataactttctatgttacaTCAACTAGGCAAGACTTATTGAAAAGATAACAATAAAGTTTTTATGCGAGTAACTACATATTGGCTTGACCGAATAGCTTGTAAGTTGTACCAATAATTTTTAGCAAACCTTTGAGTTTGTATGATAACTCCTCGGATATCAAAGCACCAAATCCAGTATACGTCGTCGTTGAAACagagtatatcttcttctttgctTCTTCCTCACTGAAAACAACCAAACAACATAACAAGTTCACAGTTATAGTTACAGTACAATATTACATATCCACTCCACTTATAATATAGTAATCACATACAAAATCAATCACTAACATAACTAATTGAATATTAGTATACCATAAATTAGGGTTTAACAATTTAATCAATATAGTCTTTCGtaattatgtatacatatatgaatAATGAATAATACCTTTCgagaaattagggtttaagtgtttaACAATTTAATCAAAATAATCTTTCGTAATAAGTACATATACATTTCATGAAATTATGTATGCATAAATACAtgaaataatgaatactaatacctTTCGAGAACATTAGCTAGGGTTTTGACATAAGAATTAATCATTTCATCTTCAGAGGGTTTAGGGTCGGTAGGGAACTCCATAACAATAAGCCAATGCTCATAATCACATCCATCAAGTAAAATTGTTTCTTTTGGGGGACGATTGCTCCAATTTGGTGACGGATCGTTCAAAGGAGAATAACCCGACCCGGATGTTTTGAGTCGAACAGAGATACGGTGTGGAATTTGCAGGGGAGATTGGTAGTTGTGGTCGAGCAACGGGAGAGCGAACCGTGATCGAGAAGAAATTGAGGTtgaggatgaagatgatgataatatgCGAGAGAAAATGGATGATAGGGTTCGTCTGGTGGTGTAAATCGCCATAGCTCGCCGGAGTTTGTTTTCTGCAAAATGTTACAGCGCCGAGGGTTTTGTTATTTTAGTGGGCTCGAGTAGGGATGGCGCCACCAAGGGTAAAAGTGTAAAACCCACGACCTGTTGTCAAAAGAAAAAATTTACAGTATGTGTgagggatggcatcgggtcgggtttgggccgggtttaggtaatcccgaacccgattaagaaaccccgcCCCATATCCGGCCCGAAACCCACCGGGTCCCCATTTACGTACATACTATCGAGTTTCGGGTTTCCCCAAGGGTAgacgggtatacccgattagtcgATTAGTATCTATTTTTCAATGAGTTACCAAATtaaaatatcgaaaaataacttaactactttatgtttaaagtattataaaatattacatacaaaaagttgttgaaaagtttctaaaatactcaaatacacaaagtatataaaatatcacatctcgaaaacctgttgtatatgattatattgaataaaattataatcgttttcaaaacaaataagagaaatatttcatacattaacaatataatactaacactaaaattttacataaaaattattattaaaactcctcgggccgggtatacggatatgcgggtcgggtatacgggtttgtatccaaaaccatacccgaacccggaATTTTTTTTGTAACCATCCTCATACCCGGCCCATGACCCTACGGACTCGTTTCAGACCCGAcccaattataacgggtttcgggtttccccatcgggtacgggtcattttgccatccctaaTGTGTCCCATCTACTCGTTAACGCGTACATTGTATTAACCATGCATGGCATGCGATCCGCTGATACCTAGAACACACGGATAGATTCACGGATTTGAATAAGCAGATATATTATTTTGGGTGCGCATAGGAAAACTCTATAGCGACAATTAGGTGAATTTCGCATGTTGACGCTCCTCTCAATCAAGAGCCCATATTTAAGTCGATAGTTGTAGGCTATAGTAATTACATGAGTACTAAAAGCAACAAAGTAGGAAAGTCACGTAGTTCATATCAATGTGAACACGTATATTTAGAAAGTATGTATACTCGTATTAGATTAGAATAACGTCACGGTCTCATGAGGACTTTAATGTTGTGGTGACTATGTATGTATATAAAAGGTAAAAACAACAAAGTAAGGAAAGTCGTGTATTTTCATATTGAACACGTATACttatgtcacgacccgaaaaatttcgacttatttttaagTTAATTCACAGTATgaattaatattttcgacacgataagcaaagtctattaaaccgagtctcaaaatttttgaacaatttcaattacccttcgactgttctcgacgactcacgaacaactatttgtaaatagatacatatatatatatatatatatatatatatatatatatatatatatatatatatatatatatatatatatatatatatatatatatatatatatatatatatttgaaatataatttgaaatactacatgatttaattattagaatttattatgtataataaaataaaatattataataattattatttaaaatatataatatacatagttgaagtatattaaatacatatatgtgatttcgaatttattttgtaatcgacaataacgctcaattgtcatttgatcgatattaaacaagttaaaaacgaacttatgtgattttaaaaataaacagtgatccaaaaatgagtgatataattataggcttattagaaatgtatttaggatctaattattaaattttaacattttttatattttacctaggatcgagcgcggacagtgatttaaattttatttaataattttaataacaattaatgaccaaatttatactataatgactgaaataaataaagataattagaatgaaaatttgggaatttttcgaagacttttattcgccactgtatAAACAACGGAGCAAGATATAtcactccgtgaaaactgtcggtaagatattTAATTAGATGCACgttgtttattattaatattattatattatatatttatattctcaATTGATTGAATCCGTTAATTGAATGAAGACTTACTGTACCTAATTGATTAATCATTTGGATATTACTGTGCTTTTCTTTTGTTTGCATTCCACAACTTGAGTATTCTGCAtattacatatgtgtatatatatgtgcatgagttatatatatatatatatatatatatatatatatatatatatatatatatatatatacttccgaTCATCACATTTTATCACTACCATCCACCACCCATTGTGATCACCACCTCTACCACCCTCAACCTCCACCACCATCTCTAACCTCCACCACCTCACCACATCCGGTCACTATAGCAATCACCATGTCGACCACCACACCCAGAGTCACCACCACTTTTGGTTTAGAAGCACCATCACCTGCGTTTTCCTTTTTCTTGCTTCTTTCTTCTCGTCGAGCTCAACCACCCATTTGATTACCATCACAAGGCTGCTATCTGTTTCAACTTCAACAGTCACCATCTACAAAACCACTACCATCGTGACCCAACAACCATCCTTGCTACCACCGCTgccatttttttctgtttttattccaACCACAAACGAACCACCTCACAAGTCTGCTGCAGCCGTTTCCTGTTTTGAACGAGCACAGAACCACCCAACCATCGAACTTGCTACAGCTCTTGTTTTCTGTTGTTATTCGAACCACCTTTTCTGTTTCTGTTCCAATCGAAAACAAGACACCCAAACCACCATTGAAGCATACACGCTGCTGCTGTATATTTTTCTTTCTTCTGCTATTCGATAATTGCCACTGCTATCGTTGATCTTGCTGCATAATATATGTCTTCTGTTTCCTTTAAACCACCACCAAACCGCCACAAGAACCTTCACCTGCTGCCTTACTGTTCGACTACAGCTAAATTTTGCTGCTATCCTCTGTTTCTGGATCTATTTCCTAGCTCGGACACCCACGAACACCT
This genomic interval carries:
- the LOC139898555 gene encoding multiple organellar RNA editing factor 3, mitochondrial-like → MAIYTTRRTLSSIFSRILSSSSSSTSISSRSRFALPLLDHNYQSPLQIPHRISVRLKTSGSGYSPLNDPSPNWSNRPPKETILLDGCDYEHWLIVMEFPTDPKPSEDEMINSYVKTLANVLESEEEAKKKIYSVSTTTYTGFGALISEELSYKLKGLPGVLWVLPDSYLDVPNKDYGGDLFIDGKVIPRPQYRFTDRQQNTRPRPRPRYDKRRETMQTIRREPIQRDGWTQDQRNNIAQPTGQIPAQNAYGGFPQNQGGSRESSS